In the genome of Streptomyces racemochromogenes, one region contains:
- a CDS encoding nitroreductase family deazaflavin-dependent oxidoreductase, producing the protein MAPTASHGPGASAALGVRLMQRVSSTLLFAKIAPHFIPAMDKAVHRLTRGKVLLSARMLPGVILTARGAKTGEPRTTPLACMPEDGGVSWLLIGSNFGRPGHPAWTGNLLKHPDADVSWQGQDIAVRARLLEGAERAAAWQAVLRFWPPYATYQARIEREIRLFRLERR; encoded by the coding sequence ATGGCTCCCACCGCTTCCCACGGCCCCGGCGCGTCCGCCGCCCTCGGCGTCAGGCTGATGCAGAGGGTCTCCTCGACCCTCCTCTTCGCCAAGATCGCCCCGCACTTCATCCCCGCCATGGACAAGGCCGTGCACCGCCTCACCCGGGGAAAGGTGCTGCTCAGCGCCCGGATGCTGCCGGGCGTGATCCTCACCGCCAGGGGTGCGAAGACGGGTGAGCCGCGCACGACGCCGCTCGCGTGCATGCCGGAGGACGGAGGCGTGAGCTGGCTGCTGATCGGCTCCAACTTCGGCCGCCCCGGCCACCCGGCCTGGACCGGGAACCTGCTCAAGCACCCGGACGCGGACGTGAGCTGGCAGGGGCAGGACATCGCGGTACGTGCCCGGCTGCTGGAGGGGGCCGAGCGGGCGGCGGCGTGGCAGGCCGTGCTGAGGTTCTGGCCGCCGTACGCGACGTACCAGGCGCGCATCGAGCGCGAGATCAGGCTGTTTCGCCTGGAGCGTCGCTGA
- a CDS encoding peptidylprolyl isomerase — protein sequence MSNVFFDITINGEPAGRIVFSLFDKVVPKTAENFRQLATGQNGYGYAGSGFHRVIPQFMLQGGDFTNHNGTGGKSIYGAKFEDENFDLKHDRPYLLSMANAGRNTNGSQFFITTVVTSWLDGKHVVFGEVVEGQDVVDKIESLGSQSGAPKAKVEIAASGTVEA from the coding sequence ATGAGCAACGTATTCTTCGACATCACCATCAACGGCGAGCCCGCCGGCCGCATCGTCTTCAGCCTGTTCGACAAGGTCGTCCCGAAGACGGCCGAGAACTTCCGCCAGCTGGCCACCGGCCAGAACGGCTACGGCTACGCCGGCTCCGGCTTCCACCGCGTCATCCCGCAGTTCATGCTCCAGGGCGGTGACTTCACCAACCACAACGGCACCGGTGGCAAGAGCATCTACGGCGCGAAGTTCGAGGACGAGAACTTCGACCTGAAGCACGACCGCCCGTACCTGCTGTCGATGGCGAACGCCGGCCGCAACACCAACGGCTCGCAGTTCTTCATCACCACCGTCGTCACCTCGTGGCTCGACGGCAAGCACGTCGTCTTCGGCGAGGTCGTCGAGGGCCAGGACGTCGTCGACAAGATCGAGTCCCTGGGCTCGCAGTCCGGCGCCCCGAAGGCCAAGGTCGAGATCGCCGCTTCCGGCACCGTCGAGGCCTGA
- a CDS encoding Zn-ribbon domain-containing OB-fold protein has protein sequence MTTAEETTAGESLLLPVPDEDGAPFWEYAARGELRVQACTACGRLRFPPRPCCPHCQSFDSEWRRTSGRGRIWSWVRPHPPLLPAYAAQAPYNVILVELADAPQIRLAGNLVTSADAPLNSVDPARLRIGARVQAVFTEVGGMSVPRWVLEKA, from the coding sequence ATGACCACCGCCGAAGAGACCACCGCAGGGGAATCCCTGCTGCTGCCCGTGCCCGACGAGGACGGCGCCCCCTTCTGGGAGTACGCGGCCCGGGGCGAACTCCGCGTCCAGGCCTGCACCGCCTGCGGCAGGCTGCGCTTCCCGCCCCGCCCCTGCTGCCCGCACTGCCAGTCCTTCGACAGCGAGTGGCGCCGGACGAGCGGCCGGGGCCGGATCTGGTCCTGGGTCCGGCCGCACCCGCCGCTGCTGCCCGCGTACGCCGCGCAGGCCCCGTACAACGTCATCCTCGTCGAGCTGGCCGACGCCCCGCAGATCCGGCTCGCCGGGAACCTGGTCACCTCCGCCGACGCCCCGCTGAACTCCGTCGACCCGGCGCGGCTGCGCATCGGCGCCCGGGTGCAGGCCGTGTTCACCGAGGTCGGCGGGATGAGCGTGCCGCGCTGGGTCCTGGAGAAGGCATGA
- a CDS encoding enoyl-CoA hydratase/isomerase family protein produces MTLRVERDEAVGVAVVTLDRERRHNAVDLETAAALAGVWRELRFDGDVRAVVLTGAGTAAFCTGIDRSAEVPQPQSPYSADDPLIAIGPKANDLWKPVVAAVNGMACGGAFYLLGEAEFIVSSTAATYFDPHTSYGMVSAYEAVYMAQRMPFGEVARMSLMGTSERLSARRAYEIGLVSELAEPGELLEAALRSARTLAGFPTEAVQGTVRALWSAKRAALQQALDQAPALIALGNLPPDRQADLFASRAPGTRFRLR; encoded by the coding sequence ATGACGCTGCGCGTGGAGCGGGACGAGGCCGTCGGGGTCGCCGTCGTCACCCTGGACCGGGAGCGCCGGCACAACGCGGTCGACCTGGAGACCGCCGCCGCCCTGGCCGGGGTGTGGCGGGAGCTGCGCTTCGACGGGGACGTGCGGGCGGTGGTGCTGACGGGCGCGGGCACCGCCGCGTTCTGTACGGGGATCGACCGGTCGGCCGAGGTGCCGCAGCCGCAGTCCCCGTACTCGGCGGACGACCCGCTGATCGCGATCGGCCCGAAGGCCAACGACCTGTGGAAGCCGGTGGTCGCCGCCGTCAACGGCATGGCCTGCGGCGGGGCGTTCTACCTGCTGGGCGAGGCCGAGTTCATCGTCTCGTCGACCGCCGCGACGTACTTCGACCCGCACACCTCGTACGGGATGGTCAGCGCCTACGAGGCCGTGTACATGGCGCAGCGGATGCCGTTCGGGGAGGTGGCCCGGATGTCCCTGATGGGGACGTCCGAACGGCTCTCCGCGCGGCGGGCGTACGAGATCGGGCTGGTGTCGGAGCTGGCGGAGCCCGGGGAGCTGCTGGAGGCGGCGCTGCGGTCGGCGCGGACGCTGGCCGGGTTCCCGACGGAGGCGGTCCAGGGCACCGTGCGGGCCCTGTGGTCGGCGAAGCGGGCCGCGCTGCAGCAGGCCCTGGACCAGGCGCCGGCGCTGATCGCCCTGGGGAACCTCCCGCCGGACCGGCAGGCGGACCTGTTCGCGTCCCGCGCGCCGGGGACGCGGTTCCGGCTGCGCTGA
- a CDS encoding lipid-transfer protein, with the protein MAATLKDATAIVGIGQTAFAKRLPSSEKELACRAILAALADAGIAPSEVDAFASYTMEETDEVEVAKAIGAGDVTFFSKVGYGGGGSCATVGHLAAAIATGQATVGVAWRSRKRGSGPRPWKNTAVQLPTPGQWTRPFGLLRPADEIGMLARRYMHEYGATRDHLFNVAMACRNRANENPAAMMYERPLTREMYMSSRMISEPLCLFDNCLETDGALACVIVSAERARDCRQKPVYVHSAAQGLPAQHHGMVNYWNDDPLSGPAWTAARHLWKQADFGPSDVDVAQIYDAFTPLIPLSLEGYGFCGRGEGAAFTEGGALELGGRLPINTGGGGLSEAYVHGFNLINEGVKQLRGTSTAQVPDAATCLVTAGEGVPTSAILLRA; encoded by the coding sequence ATGGCGGCAACGCTCAAGGACGCTACGGCAATCGTCGGCATCGGCCAGACCGCCTTTGCCAAACGGCTGCCGTCGAGCGAGAAGGAACTGGCCTGCCGGGCGATCCTCGCGGCCCTCGCCGACGCGGGCATCGCACCCTCCGAGGTCGACGCCTTCGCCTCCTACACCATGGAGGAGACCGACGAGGTCGAGGTGGCCAAGGCCATCGGCGCCGGCGACGTCACCTTCTTCTCCAAGGTCGGCTACGGGGGCGGCGGTTCCTGCGCCACCGTCGGCCACCTCGCCGCCGCCATAGCCACCGGCCAGGCCACCGTCGGCGTCGCCTGGCGCTCCCGCAAACGCGGCTCCGGCCCCAGGCCCTGGAAGAACACCGCCGTCCAGCTGCCCACCCCCGGCCAGTGGACCCGCCCCTTCGGACTGCTGCGCCCCGCCGACGAGATCGGCATGCTGGCCCGCCGCTACATGCACGAGTACGGGGCCACCCGCGACCACCTCTTCAACGTCGCGATGGCCTGCCGCAACCGGGCCAACGAGAACCCGGCCGCGATGATGTACGAGCGCCCGCTGACCCGCGAGATGTACATGAGCTCCCGCATGATCAGCGAACCGCTCTGCCTCTTCGACAACTGCCTGGAGACGGACGGCGCCCTCGCCTGCGTGATCGTCTCCGCCGAGCGCGCCCGGGACTGCCGGCAGAAGCCCGTCTACGTGCACTCGGCCGCCCAGGGGCTGCCCGCCCAGCACCACGGGATGGTCAACTACTGGAACGACGACCCGCTGTCCGGCCCCGCCTGGACCGCCGCCCGCCACCTGTGGAAACAGGCCGACTTCGGCCCGTCCGACGTGGACGTCGCCCAGATCTACGACGCCTTCACCCCCCTCATCCCGCTCTCCCTGGAGGGCTACGGCTTCTGCGGGCGCGGCGAGGGCGCCGCCTTCACCGAGGGCGGGGCGCTGGAACTCGGCGGCCGGCTGCCGATCAACACCGGCGGCGGCGGGCTGAGCGAGGCGTACGTCCACGGGTTCAACCTGATCAACGAGGGCGTCAAGCAGCTGCGCGGCACCTCCACCGCCCAGGTGCCGGACGCCGCCACCTGCCTGGTGACGGCGGGCGAGGGCGTCCCGACGTCCGCGATCCTGCTGCGCGCGTGA
- a CDS encoding VOC family protein: MAAAAFAEGSPCWVDASLPDVEAGKRFYGELFGWTFSDPAGAEYGGYTQAYSRGRNVAALAPKPDGRMPTVWGVYLYTSDAYACAARIRAAGGQMVMDPQPVGPYGTAAMAADPGGAVFGLWQPGTHHGFEAQDEPYTYCWAEVYTRARDAVDVFYANVFGYVPQDQDDSGTGVEYRVWSPPGRPPGPDTAVLGRSLITDAFPEIMPAHFLVYFAVPDCDRAVATVQRLGGRVTADPFDTPYGRIAVVADNQGAVFALLSEPSPQPS, encoded by the coding sequence ATGGCCGCAGCCGCATTCGCGGAAGGCTCGCCCTGCTGGGTCGACGCCTCCCTCCCGGACGTCGAGGCGGGCAAGCGCTTCTACGGGGAGCTCTTCGGGTGGACCTTCTCCGATCCCGCCGGTGCCGAGTACGGCGGCTACACCCAGGCCTACAGCCGGGGCCGCAACGTCGCCGCCCTCGCCCCCAAACCGGACGGCCGCATGCCCACCGTCTGGGGCGTGTACCTGTACACCTCCGACGCCTACGCCTGCGCGGCCCGCATCCGCGCCGCCGGCGGCCAGATGGTGATGGACCCGCAGCCCGTGGGCCCGTACGGCACCGCCGCGATGGCCGCCGACCCGGGAGGGGCCGTCTTCGGCCTGTGGCAGCCCGGCACCCACCACGGGTTCGAGGCGCAGGACGAGCCGTACACGTACTGCTGGGCGGAGGTCTACACGCGCGCTCGCGACGCCGTCGACGTCTTCTACGCCAACGTCTTCGGCTACGTCCCCCAGGACCAGGACGACTCCGGGACCGGCGTCGAGTACCGCGTCTGGTCCCCGCCCGGCAGGCCGCCCGGCCCCGACACGGCCGTCCTCGGCCGCAGCCTGATCACCGACGCCTTCCCGGAGATCATGCCGGCGCACTTCCTGGTCTACTTCGCCGTCCCCGACTGCGACCGCGCCGTCGCCACCGTGCAGCGGCTCGGGGGGCGCGTCACGGCCGACCCGTTCGACACGCCGTACGGGCGGATCGCGGTCGTCGCGGACAACCAGGGGGCGGTCTTCGCCCTGCTGTCGGAACCGTCACCGCAGCCGTCGTAG
- a CDS encoding acyl-CoA dehydrogenase family protein — MDAAFTAEQDEMRRTLREILAKRCGPDEVKAAVRTAAGHDRELWQQLSRQLGLPGIAVAEEYGGVGCAPGDLALACEETGRVLLPSPLLATAVLAAPLITALGTPVQRSALLPPLAAGELTAALAVPGPALAAALALTGDNTPGDWAGGGRAGGVQARRTDEGWRLYGEVPQVLDGHSAGLLLVAAHTGGFARGRTLLFLVREGAPGLVRDRQTTLDETRPQGRVQLRDVESELLGTDDRTAPPSALPTLPVLPALAATGRRAAAVLAAEAVGAADRALARTVEYVCQREQFGRAVGSFQAVKHRLADLYVQVQAARSAAYYAAWDPDQGGLALAQALEALRTTAGEAIQLHGGIGFTWEHDAHLYFKRAAADELLFGPVHRLRAHAAHHAGLFDPSATPERAAV, encoded by the coding sequence ATGGATGCCGCCTTCACCGCGGAGCAGGACGAGATGCGCCGTACCCTGCGCGAGATCCTGGCCAAGCGCTGCGGGCCGGACGAGGTCAAAGCCGCCGTCCGGACCGCCGCGGGACACGACCGCGAGCTGTGGCAGCAGCTCTCCCGGCAGCTCGGCCTGCCGGGCATCGCCGTCGCCGAGGAGTACGGGGGCGTCGGCTGCGCCCCCGGGGACCTCGCGCTGGCCTGCGAGGAGACCGGGCGCGTGCTGCTGCCCTCCCCCCTGCTCGCCACCGCCGTCCTCGCCGCCCCGCTGATCACGGCCCTCGGCACCCCCGTGCAGCGCTCCGCCCTGCTCCCGCCGCTCGCCGCCGGCGAGCTGACCGCCGCCCTCGCCGTGCCCGGCCCCGCCCTGGCCGCCGCACTCGCCCTGACCGGCGACAACACCCCCGGCGACTGGGCGGGCGGGGGCCGGGCCGGCGGGGTCCAGGCGCGTCGCACCGACGAGGGGTGGCGGCTGTACGGGGAGGTGCCGCAGGTGCTCGACGGACACAGCGCGGGCCTGCTCCTCGTCGCGGCGCACACTGGCGGCTTCGCCCGCGGCCGCACCCTGCTGTTCCTCGTGCGGGAGGGCGCGCCCGGCCTCGTACGGGACCGGCAGACCACACTCGACGAGACCCGCCCGCAGGGCCGGGTCCAACTGCGCGACGTGGAATCCGAGTTGCTTGGGACGGACGACCGAACCGCCCCTCCCTCCGCCCTCCCCACCCTCCCCGTCCTCCCGGCCCTGGCCGCCACCGGCCGCCGCGCGGCCGCCGTCCTGGCCGCCGAGGCCGTCGGCGCCGCCGACCGGGCGCTGGCGCGCACCGTGGAGTACGTGTGCCAGCGCGAGCAGTTCGGCAGGGCCGTCGGCTCCTTCCAGGCGGTCAAGCACCGCCTCGCCGACCTCTACGTGCAGGTCCAGGCGGCCCGCTCGGCCGCCTACTACGCCGCCTGGGACCCGGACCAGGGCGGCCTCGCCCTCGCCCAGGCGCTGGAGGCCCTGCGCACCACGGCCGGGGAGGCGATCCAGCTGCACGGCGGCATCGGCTTCACGTGGGAGCACGACGCCCACCTGTACTTCAAGCGGGCGGCCGCCGACGAGCTGCTGTTCGGCCCCGTCCACCGCCTGCGCGCGCACGCCGCGCACCACGCGGGACTCTTCGACCCGTCCGCGACCCCGGAGAGGGCGGCCGTCTGA
- a CDS encoding TetR family transcriptional regulator: protein MTGQVRTVDGRVAGRRGQATRQKLLDCLSEMLSSSPYRDVKVIDVARKAGTSPATFYQYFPDVEGAVLEIAEQMATEGAQLTALVEGRSWVGKAGWAAAEELVEGFLEFWRSNDAILRVVDLGAAEGDKRFYKIRMKILNSVTNSLTESMKELQAKGKVDKDLSPAAMAGSLVAMLAAVASHQKGFQTWGVKQAELKPNLALLVHLGITGKKPTR from the coding sequence ATGACAGGACAAGTACGCACCGTCGACGGGCGTGTCGCCGGCCGGCGCGGCCAGGCGACGCGGCAGAAGCTGCTCGACTGCCTCAGCGAGATGCTCAGCTCCTCGCCGTACCGCGACGTCAAGGTGATCGACGTCGCACGCAAGGCCGGTACCTCCCCCGCGACCTTCTACCAGTACTTCCCGGACGTCGAGGGCGCCGTCCTGGAGATCGCCGAGCAAATGGCCACGGAGGGCGCACAGTTGACCGCGCTCGTCGAGGGCCGGAGCTGGGTCGGCAAGGCCGGCTGGGCCGCCGCCGAGGAACTCGTCGAGGGATTCCTGGAGTTCTGGCGCAGCAACGACGCGATCCTGCGGGTCGTCGACCTCGGTGCCGCCGAGGGCGACAAGCGCTTCTACAAGATCCGCATGAAGATCCTGAACTCCGTCACCAACTCCCTCACGGAGTCGATGAAGGAGCTCCAGGCGAAGGGCAAGGTCGACAAGGACCTCAGCCCGGCCGCGATGGCGGGCTCACTCGTCGCGATGCTCGCGGCGGTCGCCTCCCACCAGAAGGGCTTCCAGACCTGGGGCGTCAAGCAGGCCGAGCTCAAGCCGAACCTGGCCCTGCTCGTGCACCTGGGCATCACCGGCAAGAAGCCGACCAGGTGA
- a CDS encoding PQQ-binding-like beta-propeller repeat protein, producing the protein MVEQLTQHDPRRIGPFEVLGRLGAGGMGLVYLARSASGRRVAIKTVRTELAEDQLFRVRFTREVEAARAVSGFYTAAVVDADPRAAVPWLATAYVPAPSLEEIVNECGPMPAQAVRWLAAGIAEALQSIHGAGLVHRDLKPSNVLVVEDGPRVIDFGIASGVSNTRLTMTNVAVGTPAYMSPEQAKDSRSVKGASDVFSLGSTLVFAATGHPPYHGANPVETVFMLLREGPNLEGLPDELRPLIDSCMQMDATQRPTPADLQAQLAPHLFDGGDDSGTASAWLPERAVALIESRRAGNRTGTTPAPVASRAPAPGPSTHRRPARGTADPFVDPRTGQAVPPRPDRPPLTPPPVRGPAPVPVSSMPGMPVRLGGSPVPIGPGPRATASAPAGHAAADSATGWVRPPAGTPASAVTPAATPSVPAPGPSPDSGRWRPWRFRMSNEVWGTPTVAGDLLYVTSFEVHALDVGSGRRQFKTRDVAWSMAVADGRIHASDGPSLFALDAKDGSERWRLNADAWVYALRAERGTVITATRGGGVQGWEASNGQKLWELSGAQSDFETPEAAPVLHEGTVYVWQDARLRALDARSGQEAWSYPVGDAASCGNVPVRVTPAPDGNVYVAAGTRVLSVDRASGRVRWHFEAPAVFLAPPAFAPGPAVTGGGVYLADYLGTVYALDAATGKDRWRIATEPRPASDPVLVANGSVHLGAGSALYTLDAVTGTPKWRFAAGGEITGPPVVADGRVHFGSADHCLYTLDAAGGQLRWKLATGGEITGAPVAEAGVVYACSKDRCVYALDAAKGTGTRTSA; encoded by the coding sequence GTGGTGGAGCAGCTGACGCAGCACGACCCGAGACGGATCGGCCCCTTCGAGGTGCTGGGACGGCTCGGCGCCGGCGGCATGGGGCTGGTCTATCTCGCACGTTCGGCGTCCGGACGCCGGGTCGCGATCAAGACGGTGCGCACGGAACTGGCCGAGGACCAGCTGTTCCGGGTGCGGTTCACGCGCGAGGTGGAGGCGGCGCGCGCCGTGTCCGGCTTCTACACGGCGGCCGTCGTCGACGCGGACCCGCGCGCGGCGGTGCCGTGGCTGGCGACGGCGTACGTGCCGGCGCCCTCGCTGGAGGAGATCGTCAACGAGTGCGGGCCCATGCCCGCCCAGGCCGTGCGGTGGCTCGCGGCCGGCATCGCCGAGGCCCTGCAGTCCATCCACGGCGCGGGGCTGGTGCACCGCGACCTGAAGCCGTCCAACGTGCTGGTCGTCGAGGACGGCCCCCGCGTGATCGACTTCGGCATCGCGAGCGGCGTGTCCAACACGCGCCTGACGATGACGAACGTCGCGGTCGGCACCCCGGCGTACATGTCGCCGGAGCAGGCGAAGGACTCGCGCAGCGTCAAGGGCGCCAGCGACGTGTTCTCGCTCGGCTCCACCCTCGTCTTCGCCGCGACCGGGCACCCGCCGTACCACGGGGCGAACCCGGTCGAGACGGTGTTCATGCTGCTGCGGGAGGGCCCCAACCTGGAGGGCCTGCCGGACGAGCTGCGCCCGCTGATCGACTCCTGCATGCAGATGGACGCCACGCAGCGTCCGACCCCCGCCGACCTCCAGGCGCAGCTGGCCCCGCACCTGTTCGACGGCGGTGACGACAGCGGGACGGCCTCGGCGTGGCTGCCGGAGCGGGCCGTCGCGCTGATCGAGTCCCGCCGCGCGGGCAACCGTACGGGGACCACCCCGGCCCCCGTGGCCTCCCGGGCGCCCGCCCCCGGGCCGTCCACGCACCGCCGGCCGGCGCGCGGGACGGCCGACCCGTTCGTGGACCCGCGTACCGGGCAGGCCGTGCCGCCGCGCCCGGACCGGCCGCCGCTGACCCCGCCGCCGGTGCGGGGGCCCGCGCCGGTGCCGGTGTCGTCGATGCCCGGCATGCCCGTACGGCTGGGCGGTTCGCCGGTGCCGATCGGGCCCGGGCCGCGGGCGACGGCCTCCGCCCCGGCGGGGCACGCCGCGGCGGACTCGGCGACCGGCTGGGTGCGCCCGCCGGCCGGTACCCCGGCGTCGGCGGTGACGCCGGCGGCGACCCCGTCCGTGCCGGCTCCGGGGCCGTCGCCGGACAGCGGGCGCTGGCGGCCGTGGCGGTTCCGCATGTCCAACGAGGTGTGGGGTACCCCGACCGTGGCCGGGGACCTCCTCTACGTCACCTCCTTCGAGGTGCACGCCCTGGACGTCGGCAGCGGCCGGCGCCAGTTCAAGACGCGGGACGTGGCCTGGTCGATGGCGGTCGCCGACGGCCGCATCCACGCCTCCGACGGGCCGTCCCTGTTCGCCCTGGACGCGAAGGACGGCTCCGAGCGGTGGCGGCTGAACGCCGACGCCTGGGTGTACGCGCTGCGCGCCGAGCGGGGCACGGTCATCACGGCCACCCGCGGCGGCGGCGTGCAGGGCTGGGAGGCGTCGAACGGGCAGAAGCTGTGGGAGCTGAGCGGCGCCCAGTCCGACTTCGAGACCCCGGAGGCGGCGCCCGTCCTGCACGAGGGCACCGTGTACGTGTGGCAGGACGCCCGGCTGCGCGCGCTGGACGCCCGCTCCGGGCAGGAGGCCTGGTCGTACCCGGTGGGTGACGCGGCCTCCTGCGGCAACGTCCCGGTCCGCGTCACGCCCGCGCCCGACGGCAACGTGTACGTCGCCGCCGGCACCCGCGTGCTGTCCGTGGACCGGGCCTCGGGCCGGGTCCGCTGGCACTTCGAGGCCCCGGCGGTCTTCCTGGCCCCGCCCGCCTTCGCCCCCGGCCCGGCGGTCACGGGCGGCGGGGTCTACCTCGCGGACTACCTGGGCACCGTCTACGCCCTGGACGCGGCCACCGGCAAGGACCGCTGGCGCATCGCCACCGAGCCGCGCCCCGCGTCGGACCCGGTGCTCGTCGCGAACGGCAGCGTCCACCTGGGCGCGGGCAGCGCCCTGTACACGCTGGACGCGGTGACCGGCACGCCGAAGTGGCGGTTCGCGGCGGGCGGGGAGATCACCGGCCCGCCGGTGGTCGCGGACGGCCGCGTCCACTTCGGCTCCGCCGACCACTGCCTGTACACGCTGGACGCGGCGGGCGGCCAGCTCCGCTGGAAGCTGGCGACGGGCGGGGAGATCACCGGAGCCCCGGTGGCGGAGGCGGGCGTGGTGTACGCGTGCAGCAAGGACCGCTGCGTCTACGCCCTCGACGCCGCGAAGGGCACGGGCACCCGTACGAGTGCCTGA
- a CDS encoding SRPBCC domain-containing protein, which produces MRTISTEITIDATPEEVWAVLTDLPRYCTWNPFIREAAGEAVPGERLTLTMYPQSGKPTTFRPTVLIATPGSELRWLGHFLVRGLFDGEHYLRLSEGPNRTTRLQHGERFRGVLVPFLGRMLDGTARDLTAMNDALRARVESARATS; this is translated from the coding sequence GTGCGCACCATCTCCACCGAGATCACCATCGACGCGACCCCCGAAGAGGTCTGGGCGGTCCTCACCGACCTCCCCCGCTACTGCACCTGGAACCCGTTCATCCGCGAGGCCGCCGGTGAAGCGGTCCCCGGGGAGCGGCTCACCCTGACGATGTACCCGCAGTCCGGGAAGCCCACGACCTTCCGGCCCACCGTCCTGATCGCCACCCCGGGCAGCGAACTGCGCTGGCTCGGGCACTTCCTCGTCCGCGGCCTCTTCGACGGCGAGCACTACCTGCGCCTGTCCGAGGGACCGAACCGCACCACGCGGCTGCAGCACGGGGAGCGCTTCCGCGGCGTCCTGGTCCCCTTCCTCGGCAGGATGCTCGACGGGACCGCGCGCGACCTCACCGCGATGAACGACGCCCTGCGCGCCCGCGTGGAATCGGCCCGCGCCACGTCCTGA
- a CDS encoding thiolase C-terminal domain-containing protein codes for MPGPLPGPLSAPVSPATPRRRVAVVGVALSDCGRVDGPTPYALHAQAARRALADSGLDRCVIDGFASAGLGVLAPVEVAEYLGLRPTWVDSTSVGGSTWEVMATHAADAIAAGHANAVLLVYGSTARADIKARRRTSNLSFGARGPLQFEVPYGHTLVAKYAMAARRHMHEYGTTLEQLASVAVQARANAATNPDAMFRDPITVEDVLGSDPIADPFTKLHCCIRSDGGCAVLLAAEDYVPDTAKSPVWVLGTGTAVSHTTMSEWEDFTVSPAAASGRQAFARAGLTPADVDLAEIYDAFTYMTLVTLEDLGFCAKGEGGAFVEKGRLLRQGELPVNTDGGGLSACHPGMRGLFLLVEAVRQLRGEAGEGQVTKPGGRLPEVALASGTGGWFCSSGTVILGRG; via the coding sequence ATGCCTGGACCCCTTCCTGGACCCCTGTCCGCACCCGTCTCCCCCGCCACACCCCGCCGCCGGGTCGCGGTGGTCGGCGTCGCCCTCTCGGACTGCGGCCGGGTCGACGGCCCGACCCCCTACGCCCTGCACGCACAGGCCGCCCGCCGGGCGCTGGCCGACTCCGGCCTCGACCGCTGCGTCATCGACGGCTTCGCCTCGGCCGGGCTCGGCGTACTCGCGCCGGTGGAGGTGGCCGAGTACCTCGGACTGCGGCCCACCTGGGTCGACTCCACCTCCGTCGGCGGCTCCACGTGGGAGGTCATGGCGACCCACGCCGCCGACGCCATCGCCGCCGGTCACGCCAACGCCGTCCTGCTGGTCTACGGCTCCACGGCCCGCGCCGACATCAAGGCCCGGCGGCGCACGTCGAACCTGTCGTTCGGGGCCCGGGGGCCGCTGCAGTTCGAGGTCCCGTACGGCCACACGCTGGTCGCGAAGTACGCCATGGCCGCGCGACGGCACATGCACGAGTACGGCACGACACTGGAACAGCTCGCCTCGGTGGCCGTCCAGGCGCGGGCGAACGCCGCGACGAACCCGGACGCGATGTTCCGGGACCCCATCACGGTGGAGGACGTCCTCGGCTCCGACCCCATCGCCGACCCGTTCACCAAGCTCCACTGCTGCATCCGCTCGGACGGCGGCTGCGCGGTGCTGCTGGCCGCCGAGGACTACGTACCGGACACGGCGAAGTCCCCTGTGTGGGTGCTGGGCACGGGCACGGCGGTGTCCCACACCACCATGTCGGAGTGGGAGGACTTCACCGTCTCCCCCGCGGCCGCCTCGGGCCGCCAGGCCTTCGCCCGCGCGGGCCTGACCCCCGCGGACGTGGACCTCGCGGAGATCTACGACGCCTTCACGTACATGACCCTGGTGACGCTGGAGGACCTCGGTTTCTGCGCCAAGGGCGAAGGCGGCGCCTTCGTGGAGAAGGGCCGCCTGCTGCGGCAGGGCGAACTCCCGGTCAACACGGACGGCGGCGGCCTCTCCGCCTGCCATCCGGGCATGCGCGGCCTCTTCCTGCTGGTCGAAGCCGTCCGCCAACTCCGCGGCGAGGCGGGCGAGGGCCAGGTGACGAAGCCGGGCGGCCGTCTACCGGAGGTAGCCCTGGCCTCGGGCACGGGAGGCTGGTTCTGCTCCTCGGGGACGGTGATCCTGGGGCGGGGGTAG